One Brevibacillus choshinensis genomic window carries:
- a CDS encoding CoA transferase subunit A produces the protein MLSKWVTVETAMENVRDGAEVLYGGFGGVGSPLLLIDYLLQKGVQDLTLIGNDAGFPEWGIGRLITKRRVKKLITTHIGSNPEAGRQMLDGVLDVTFYPQGILAEKIRSGGVGLAGILVEASQGWEMGTESPIIHVEDNRYRLETAISAQIGLIYAKRADSYGNLIYDKAARNLNPLVAMAADITIVEADEIVPVGELDPEQIMTPGIFVDYIVKSGGGHA, from the coding sequence ATGCTATCAAAATGGGTCACAGTAGAAACGGCGATGGAGAACGTCAGGGATGGGGCAGAAGTCCTGTACGGCGGCTTTGGGGGAGTCGGTTCCCCCTTGCTGCTCATCGACTATCTATTGCAAAAAGGAGTCCAAGATTTGACGCTCATCGGGAATGATGCTGGATTTCCAGAGTGGGGAATCGGTCGGCTCATCACCAAGCGCAGGGTGAAAAAGCTGATCACGACGCATATCGGCTCAAATCCCGAAGCGGGGCGGCAAATGCTCGACGGGGTGCTGGATGTGACGTTCTACCCGCAAGGCATCCTCGCGGAAAAGATTCGTTCCGGCGGTGTCGGCTTGGCAGGAATCCTGGTCGAAGCGAGTCAAGGCTGGGAGATGGGTACCGAGAGTCCGATCATCCATGTGGAAGACAACCGCTATCGTTTGGAGACAGCCATCAGCGCACAGATCGGTCTGATCTATGCCAAGCGGGCGGATTCCTACGGCAATTTGATCTATGACAAAGCCGCGAGAAATCTGAACCCGTTAGTCGCCATGGCTGCGGATATCACCATCGTGGAAGCAGACGAGATCGTCCCGGTGGGAGAGCTGGACCCGGAGCAGATCATGACCCCAGGAATTTTTGTGGATTATATCGTCAAAAGCGGCGGAGGGCATGCGTGA
- a CDS encoding sigma-54 interaction domain-containing protein: protein MEKDAEIIAFFQTSQLIDIFNTLADGIYISDAQGTTLWLNQASENLCGLPKSELIGRNVVDLEEMGIYKPSVTRLVIESGKPTTTIQLVNNKGKFLVTGHIIPDEKGNPELIVAHSRDITEAARASSQLEETVALLKRYSEEIQIMKREAHQNLSQAFIGSSRSYLALLELVKKVAVVDTTVLITGETGVGKSFLAEHIHQLSDRCGSPFIHVNCSAIPETLIESELFGYQKGAFTGASQSGKIGLVKMADKGTLFLDEISELPYHLQSKLLLLLQNKTFMPIGGTKTYTADIRIIAATNANLLDLVRSGKFRHDLYYRLNILPINVPPMRERKEDIFPLLHHNLKKFNAIHHQKRRFSIEALDALHHYEWPGNVRELENLVERIVITSKEDEIQITDLPEELRSIRDFEENRWSLGGTCSLVERMEKIEGEIITQALRSHKSTRKAAAALGITQSLLMRRIKKYGIQLEPHEDQ from the coding sequence ATGGAAAAAGATGCTGAGATCATTGCCTTCTTTCAGACAAGCCAGTTGATTGATATTTTCAATACCTTGGCTGACGGGATCTACATCTCGGACGCGCAGGGAACGACCCTCTGGCTCAATCAGGCCAGTGAAAACCTGTGTGGGCTGCCCAAATCGGAGCTGATCGGCCGCAATGTAGTCGATCTGGAAGAGATGGGCATCTACAAGCCCTCCGTCACGCGTCTGGTGATTGAATCCGGCAAGCCCACGACGACGATCCAGCTCGTGAACAACAAGGGGAAATTTCTCGTCACAGGACACATCATTCCCGATGAAAAAGGCAATCCAGAGCTGATTGTCGCACACTCCCGCGACATTACGGAGGCGGCGCGCGCAAGCTCCCAGCTGGAAGAGACCGTTGCCTTGCTCAAACGGTACAGTGAGGAGATCCAGATCATGAAACGGGAGGCTCATCAAAACCTGTCCCAGGCATTCATAGGCAGCAGCCGCTCCTACCTCGCCCTTCTGGAGCTGGTCAAAAAAGTAGCCGTCGTGGATACGACCGTGTTGATTACGGGAGAGACGGGCGTGGGGAAAAGTTTTTTGGCTGAGCATATACATCAGCTGAGTGACCGCTGCGGCTCACCATTTATCCACGTAAACTGCAGCGCGATACCAGAGACGCTCATCGAGTCCGAGCTGTTCGGCTATCAAAAGGGAGCGTTCACCGGAGCCAGCCAGTCAGGGAAAATCGGTCTGGTCAAAATGGCGGATAAAGGCACGCTCTTTTTGGACGAAATCAGCGAGCTCCCCTATCATTTGCAATCCAAGCTGCTGTTGCTCTTGCAAAACAAAACGTTCATGCCGATCGGCGGTACGAAGACCTATACAGCAGACATCCGCATCATCGCCGCCACGAACGCCAATCTGCTCGATCTCGTCCGGAGCGGGAAGTTCCGGCACGATTTGTACTACCGCCTCAATATCCTTCCGATCAATGTGCCGCCCATGCGGGAACGGAAAGAAGATATTTTCCCGCTGCTGCATCACAATCTGAAAAAATTCAATGCCATCCACCATCAAAAGCGCCGTTTCTCCATCGAGGCCCTCGATGCCTTGCACCATTACGAGTGGCCGGGGAATGTGCGCGAGCTGGAGAATCTGGTGGAACGCATCGTCATCACGTCCAAAGAGGATGAGATTCAAATCACGGACCTGCCGGAGGAACTGCGGAGCATTCGTGATTTTGAGGAGAATCGCTGGTCTCTCGGGGGCACGTGCTCCTTGGTCGAGCGGATGGAAAAAATCGAGGGAGAGATCATCACGCAGGCACTGCGCTCTCACAAAAGCACACGGAAGGCAGCAGCTGCCCTCGGCATCACGCAGTCCCTCCTGATGCGTCGAATCAAAAAGTACGGAATACAGCTGGAGCCGCACGAGGATCAGTAG
- the hppD gene encoding 4-hydroxyphenylpyruvate dioxygenase: MSNTDFFPIQDWDYVEFYTGNAKQTMHYFTKAFGFQAVAYSGLETGSREKVSYVLKQNHMTFVISGALTPDSPIAEFVKKHGDGVKDVALRVDDCEQAYREAVSRGAIPIMEPTEYSDGHGTIKKAIIGTYGENIHSFIERKDYNGPFLPGFTAYESPVKSEGTGLIGIDHIVGNVEVMDEWVSYYQKVMGFTAVQNFSEDDISTEYSALMSKVMQSGTGRIKFPINEPAEGRRKSQIQEFLEFYKGPGVQHIAILTNDIISTVSKLQANGVDFLSVPDTYYEDLKERVGEIDEDIEALKKLGVLVDRDDEGYLLQLFSKPIVDRPTLFVEIIQRKGARGFGNGNFKALFEALEREQERRGNL; encoded by the coding sequence ATGAGCAACACCGATTTTTTTCCGATTCAGGACTGGGACTATGTAGAGTTTTACACGGGGAATGCCAAGCAAACCATGCATTACTTTACGAAAGCTTTTGGATTCCAAGCGGTCGCATACTCCGGTCTGGAGACAGGCTCCCGCGAGAAAGTGTCTTATGTGTTGAAGCAAAATCACATGACATTCGTGATCAGCGGAGCACTCACGCCTGACAGCCCGATTGCTGAATTCGTGAAAAAGCACGGAGACGGCGTGAAAGACGTAGCGCTGCGCGTTGATGATTGCGAGCAAGCCTACCGCGAAGCTGTGTCTCGTGGTGCGATTCCGATCATGGAGCCGACGGAGTATTCCGACGGGCATGGAACCATCAAAAAAGCGATCATCGGGACGTATGGGGAAAATATCCACTCCTTTATTGAACGGAAAGACTACAACGGCCCCTTCCTGCCTGGCTTTACCGCCTATGAATCTCCGGTCAAGAGCGAAGGGACAGGATTGATCGGCATCGACCACATTGTCGGTAACGTGGAAGTCATGGATGAGTGGGTATCGTATTATCAAAAAGTCATGGGCTTCACAGCTGTGCAAAACTTCAGCGAGGACGATATTTCCACCGAGTATTCTGCCTTGATGTCCAAGGTCATGCAGAGCGGGACGGGCCGGATCAAGTTCCCAATCAACGAGCCGGCAGAAGGCAGACGCAAATCGCAGATCCAGGAGTTTCTGGAGTTTTACAAAGGACCGGGTGTTCAGCACATTGCGATCCTGACCAATGACATCATCAGCACGGTCAGCAAGCTGCAAGCAAACGGGGTGGATTTCCTGTCCGTACCGGATACGTATTACGAGGATCTGAAGGAGCGGGTAGGTGAGATCGATGAAGACATCGAGGCGCTGAAAAAGCTGGGTGTCCTCGTGGATCGGGATGACGAAGGATACCTTTTGCAGCTGTTCAGCAAGCCGATCGTCGACCGCCCGACGCTGTTTGTGGAAATCATTCAGCGCAAAGGCGCGCGCGGATTTGGAAATGGAAACTTCAAGGCATTGTTCGAGGCGCTGGAGCGGGAGCAAGAGCGTCGCGGGAATTTGTAA